One window of the Gavia stellata isolate bGavSte3 chromosome 9, bGavSte3.hap2, whole genome shotgun sequence genome contains the following:
- the RRP12 gene encoding RRP12-like protein isoform X1, giving the protein MARSGRLRSGAAAKLKRWRKGHSSDCNPETRQHRLAARSRFCSRPAEKSNLTVDAVKLHNELQSGSLRLERPSDSAQLRMEEDDAGEAATEKSSGTFLSGLSDCTNITFSKVQRFWESNSAAHKEICAVLAAVTEVIRSQGGKESETEYFATLMTTLEAVESPESLAAVAYLLNLVLKRVPSPVLIKKFSDASKTFMGIISSQACSSSTSALRWVLSCLATLLRKQDLAAWSYPVTLQVYHGLLSFCVHTKPKVRKAAQYGVCSVLRGSEFMFGDTAPEHHPAAPSTAKFCVQEIEKAGGTKEATTTLHVLALLRDLLPCFPAAVVKTCCETLLRVMTLSHVLVTACAMQAFHSLFSAQASVACLPAELNAQIITALYDYVPSTSDLQPLLTWLSTMERAHINLGRLQKDLCWAHLPRLFSATMNCFLSPHSQVVSAAAQTLETLLSECIAPHMDDLGTVSASAPAPAAYLCKMFKSVEEGLTYRFHAAWDEVLRVLEVFFETCGKQCHPIMRKCLQSLCDLRLSPHFPYTAEVDQAVGAAVSTMGPEVLLEAVPLEIDGKEETLDFPRSWLLPVLRDYVQGTRLGFFTSYFLPLAATLKSKALEFTQAGKSVEAKIYDTLQWQVWTLLPGFCTHPTDVLGAFKGLARTLGMAISERLDLRPTVCQALRTLIHKGCKTDAERAEVGRFAKNFLPILFNVYSQPEEDGGSSAQRRSVLDTVRAYLTITDPQMVCGFLQKASEKLTSPESSEFARLSILDLVVAMAPYADEQSLGSLYRNIQPSLQSKERSMQKKAYRVLEEVCAAPHAPCQAFIRSHLQDLQAALLDSLKSTASPAKRPRLKCLFHIVKQLSAEHEPFITALVPEVILCTKEVSVGARKNAFMLLVEMGHAFIRFGPTPQESMQRFLLLVYAGLTGSVTMISCTVLALTRLFFEFKDHLELSVVEQLLQNVCLLLASRTRDVVKAALGFLKVTLLLVDTKLLAKHVQTMLEAVGNLSDDMRRHFRMKLRNLFTKFIRKFGFELVQGLLPAEYHKVLVNIRKAEARSRKQRALRQAAADTDEEEAPPAQPRGDSMEEILADSEDEEEEEEERQQSKEWRKQARQKGQAWLKEGEEDEPLNFLDPNVSQRVLATKPGPKRSRGVSHDFQVSEDGRLIIQEEEEEEVDDDGAKGVDEEMADVLQDVGLRSKKSQKRRFREEPDDEEPEARTYPQYRAGGSGIHRQLDKEPAFGAEYRSKKGKGDVKKKGQLDPYAYIPLNRAKLNRRKRAKMQGQFKGLMKGAQRGAKAGRRNRLKAQRP; this is encoded by the exons ATGGCGCGGAGCGGGCGGCTCCGCTCGGGCGCCGCCGCCAAGCTGAAACGGTGGCGGAAGGGCCACAGCAGCGACTGCAACCCTGAGACCCGCCAGCACCGCCTGGCCGCCCGCAGCCGTTTCTGCAGCCGGCCCGCGG agaaaagcaacttGACAGTGGATGCGGTCAAGTTGCACAATGAGCTGCAGTCAGGGTCCCTGCGTTTGGAGCGGCCAAGTGACAGTGCTCAGCTCCGTATGGAGGAAGATGATGCTGGGGAGGCTGCCACAGAGAAGTCCTCTGGCACCTTCCTGAGCGGGCTGAGCGACTGCACCAACATCACTTTCAGCAAGGTGCAGCGCTTCTGGGAATCCAATTCTGCTGCTCACAAAGAG ATCTGCGCTGTGCTGGCGGCCGTGACGGAGGTGATCCGCTCGCAGGGGGGCAAGGAGAGCGAGACGGAGTACTTTGCCACACTG ATGACAACACTGGAGGCGGTGGAGTCCCCCGAGTCACTGGCAGCTGTCGCCTACCTGCTCAACCTTGTCCTAAAGCG GGTCCCGAGTCCTGTGCtcataaaaaaattctcagatGCCTCAAAAACCTTCATGGGTATCATCTCCTCGcaggcctgcagcagctccaccTCTGCCCTGCGATGG GTTCTCTCTTGCCTGGCCACGCTGCTGCGGAAGCAGGACTTGGCAGCCTGGAGCTACCCCGTCACTCTCCAGGTCTATCACGGCTTGCTGAGCTTCTGTGTTCATACCAAGCCCAAG gtGCGAAAAGCTGCGCAGTACGGCGTGTGCTCTGTCCTGAGGGGCAGTGAGTTCATGTTTGGAGACACGGCCCCTGAGCATCATCCCGCGGCACCCTCCACCGCCAAGTTCTGCGTGCAGGAGATCGAAAAAGCTGGAG GCACCAAGGAGGCAACCACCACCCTGCATGTCCTCGCCCTGCTGCGGGACCTGCTGCCCTGCTTCCCCGCAGCTGTGGTGAAGACCTGCTGTGAGACCTTGCTCCGAGTCATGACCCTCAGCCACGTG CTGGTGACGGCGTGTGCCATGCAAGCCTTCCACAGCCTTTTCAGTGCCCAGGCCAGTGtagcctgcctgccagctgaGCTCAACGCCCAAATCATCACC gcCCTCTACGACTACGTGCCCAGCACAAGTGACCTGCAGCCACTGCTGACCTGGCTGTCCACCATGGAGCGGGCGCACATCAACCTGggcag gctgcagaAGGACCTGTGCTGGGCTCACCTGCCCCGGCTCTTCTCGGCCACCATGAACTGCTTCCTCTCCCCGCATTCCCAGGTGGtgtcagctgcagcacagacccTGGAG ACCCTCCTGAGCGAGTGCATTGCTCCTCACATGGATGACCTGGGCACCGTCTCTGCgtctgccccagcccctgctgcctACCTGTGCAAGATGTTCAA aTCAGTGGAGGAAGGCCTGACATACCGTTTCCATGCGGCATGGGACGAGGTGCTGCGGGTACTGGAGGTCTTCTTCGAGACATGTGGGAAGCAGTGCCACCCCATCATGAGAAAG tgtCTCCAGTCCCTGTGTGACCTACGTCTCTCCCCACACTTCCCCTACACTGCTGAGGTGGACCAGGCGGTGGGGGCTGCTGTGAGCACCATGGGCCCCGAGGTCCTGCTGGAAGCCGTGCCCCTGGAGATCGACGGCAAGGA GGAGACGCTGGATTTCCCCCGCAGCTGGCTCCTGCCGGTGCTGCGAGACTATGTGCAGGGCACGCGGCTTGGCTTCTTCACCAGCTACTTCTTGCCCTTGGCGGCCACCCTGAAAAGCAAAG ccctGGAATTTACCCAAGCTGGGAAGAGCGTGGAGGCCAAGATCTACGACACGCTGCAGTGGCAG GTCTGGACCCTGTTGCCTGGCTTCTGCACCCACCCCACGGATGTGCTGGGGGCCTTCAAAGGGCTGGCCCGCACCCTGGGCATGGCCATCAGCGAACGCCTGGACCTGCGCCCCACCGTGTGCCAGGCCTTGCGCACCCTCATCCACAAAGGATGCAAGACAG ATGCGGAGCGGGCAGAAGTGGGTCGCTTTGCCAAAAATTTCTTGCCCATCCTGTTCAACGTGTACAGCCAGCCCGAGGAGGACGGGGGCAGCAGTGCTCAGCGCCGCTCTGTGCTGGACACTGTCCGTGCTTACTTGACCATCACTGACCCCCAG ATGGTGTGTGGGTTCCTGCAGAAAGCCAGCGAGAAGCTGACCAGTCCGGAGAGCTCTGAGTTTGCCAG ACTCTCCATCCTGGATCTGGTGGTGGCAATGGCACCCTACGCTGATGAGCAGTCCCTGGGCTCCCTGTACCGCAACATCCAGCCTTCCCTCCAG AGCAAGGAGCGCAGCATGCAGAAGAAGGCGTACCGCGTGCTGGAGGAGGTGTGTGCCGCTCCCCATGCCCCCTGCCAGGCCTTCATCCGCTCCCACCTGCAGGATCTGCAGGCAGCGCTGCTGGACTCGCTCAAGAGCACGGCATCCCCAGCCAAGAGG CCCCGGCTGAAGTGCCTCTTCCACATTGTGAAGCAGCTCTCTGCGGAGCACGAGCCCTTCATCACCGCTCTCGTTCCAGAG GTCATCCTCTGCACCAAGGAGGTGTCAGTGGGGGCCCGCAAGAACGCTTTCATGCTGCTGGTGGAGATGGGGCATGCTTTCATCCGCTTTGGGCCCACCCCCCAAG AGTCCATGCAGCGGTTCCTGCTCCTGGTCTACGCGGGGCTCACAGGCTCGGTCACCATGATCAGCTGCACAGTGCTGGCACTGACCCGCCTGTTCTTCGAGTTCAAAG ATCACCTGGAGCTGAGTGTGGtggagcagctcctgcagaacgtctgcctgctgctggcctcCCGTACGCGGGATGTGGTGAAAGCGGCCCTGGGCTTCCTCAAGGTCACACTGCTGCTTGTGGACACCAAGCTGCTGGCCAAGCACGTCCAGACAATG CTGGAGGCCGTGGGGAACCTTTCAGATGACATGAGACGCCACTTCCGTATGAAGCTGCGAAACCTCTTCACCAAGTTCATCCGCAAGTTTGG CTTTGAGCTGGtgcaggggctgctgccggcTGAGTACCACAAGGTCCTGGTGAACATCCGCAAGGCGGAAGCTCGGAGCCGCAAGCAGCGTGCCCtgaggcaggcagctgcagatACGGATGAAGAGgaggcaccaccagcacagcccagagGAGACAG CATGGAGGAGATCCTGGCTGACTcagaggacgaggaggaggaagaggaggaacgGCAGCAGAGCAAGGAGTGGAGGAAGCAAGCACGACAGAAGGGCCAGGCCTGGctgaaggaaggggaagaggatgaGCCCCTCAACTTCCTGGACCCCAACGTGTCTCAGCGGGTGctgg CCACCAAGCCAGGCCCCAAGCGGTCCAGAGGAGTGAGCCATGACTTCCAGGTGTCTGAGGATGGGCGCCTGATCAtccaggaagaggaggaggaggaggtggatgATGATGGAGCCAAAG GAGTGGACGAGGAGATGGCAGATGTGCTGCAAGATGTGGGTCTCCGCAGT
- the RRP12 gene encoding RRP12-like protein isoform X2, whose protein sequence is MARSGRLRSGAAAKLKRWRKGHSSDCNPETRQHRLAARSRFCSRPAEKSNLTVDAVKLHNELQSGSLRLERPSDSAQLRMEEDDAGEAATEKSSGTFLSGLSDCTNITFSKVQRFWESNSAAHKEICAVLAAVTEVIRSQGGKESETEYFATLVLSCLATLLRKQDLAAWSYPVTLQVYHGLLSFCVHTKPKVRKAAQYGVCSVLRGSEFMFGDTAPEHHPAAPSTAKFCVQEIEKAGGTKEATTTLHVLALLRDLLPCFPAAVVKTCCETLLRVMTLSHVLVTACAMQAFHSLFSAQASVACLPAELNAQIITALYDYVPSTSDLQPLLTWLSTMERAHINLGRLQKDLCWAHLPRLFSATMNCFLSPHSQVVSAAAQTLETLLSECIAPHMDDLGTVSASAPAPAAYLCKMFKSVEEGLTYRFHAAWDEVLRVLEVFFETCGKQCHPIMRKCLQSLCDLRLSPHFPYTAEVDQAVGAAVSTMGPEVLLEAVPLEIDGKEETLDFPRSWLLPVLRDYVQGTRLGFFTSYFLPLAATLKSKALEFTQAGKSVEAKIYDTLQWQVWTLLPGFCTHPTDVLGAFKGLARTLGMAISERLDLRPTVCQALRTLIHKGCKTDAERAEVGRFAKNFLPILFNVYSQPEEDGGSSAQRRSVLDTVRAYLTITDPQMVCGFLQKASEKLTSPESSEFARLSILDLVVAMAPYADEQSLGSLYRNIQPSLQSKERSMQKKAYRVLEEVCAAPHAPCQAFIRSHLQDLQAALLDSLKSTASPAKRPRLKCLFHIVKQLSAEHEPFITALVPEVILCTKEVSVGARKNAFMLLVEMGHAFIRFGPTPQESMQRFLLLVYAGLTGSVTMISCTVLALTRLFFEFKDHLELSVVEQLLQNVCLLLASRTRDVVKAALGFLKVTLLLVDTKLLAKHVQTMLEAVGNLSDDMRRHFRMKLRNLFTKFIRKFGFELVQGLLPAEYHKVLVNIRKAEARSRKQRALRQAAADTDEEEAPPAQPRGDSMEEILADSEDEEEEEEERQQSKEWRKQARQKGQAWLKEGEEDEPLNFLDPNVSQRVLATKPGPKRSRGVSHDFQVSEDGRLIIQEEEEEEVDDDGAKGVDEEMADVLQDVGLRSKKSQKRRFREEPDDEEPEARTYPQYRAGGSGIHRQLDKEPAFGAEYRSKKGKGDVKKKGQLDPYAYIPLNRAKLNRRKRAKMQGQFKGLMKGAQRGAKAGRRNRLKAQRP, encoded by the exons ATGGCGCGGAGCGGGCGGCTCCGCTCGGGCGCCGCCGCCAAGCTGAAACGGTGGCGGAAGGGCCACAGCAGCGACTGCAACCCTGAGACCCGCCAGCACCGCCTGGCCGCCCGCAGCCGTTTCTGCAGCCGGCCCGCGG agaaaagcaacttGACAGTGGATGCGGTCAAGTTGCACAATGAGCTGCAGTCAGGGTCCCTGCGTTTGGAGCGGCCAAGTGACAGTGCTCAGCTCCGTATGGAGGAAGATGATGCTGGGGAGGCTGCCACAGAGAAGTCCTCTGGCACCTTCCTGAGCGGGCTGAGCGACTGCACCAACATCACTTTCAGCAAGGTGCAGCGCTTCTGGGAATCCAATTCTGCTGCTCACAAAGAG ATCTGCGCTGTGCTGGCGGCCGTGACGGAGGTGATCCGCTCGCAGGGGGGCAAGGAGAGCGAGACGGAGTACTTTGCCACACTG GTTCTCTCTTGCCTGGCCACGCTGCTGCGGAAGCAGGACTTGGCAGCCTGGAGCTACCCCGTCACTCTCCAGGTCTATCACGGCTTGCTGAGCTTCTGTGTTCATACCAAGCCCAAG gtGCGAAAAGCTGCGCAGTACGGCGTGTGCTCTGTCCTGAGGGGCAGTGAGTTCATGTTTGGAGACACGGCCCCTGAGCATCATCCCGCGGCACCCTCCACCGCCAAGTTCTGCGTGCAGGAGATCGAAAAAGCTGGAG GCACCAAGGAGGCAACCACCACCCTGCATGTCCTCGCCCTGCTGCGGGACCTGCTGCCCTGCTTCCCCGCAGCTGTGGTGAAGACCTGCTGTGAGACCTTGCTCCGAGTCATGACCCTCAGCCACGTG CTGGTGACGGCGTGTGCCATGCAAGCCTTCCACAGCCTTTTCAGTGCCCAGGCCAGTGtagcctgcctgccagctgaGCTCAACGCCCAAATCATCACC gcCCTCTACGACTACGTGCCCAGCACAAGTGACCTGCAGCCACTGCTGACCTGGCTGTCCACCATGGAGCGGGCGCACATCAACCTGggcag gctgcagaAGGACCTGTGCTGGGCTCACCTGCCCCGGCTCTTCTCGGCCACCATGAACTGCTTCCTCTCCCCGCATTCCCAGGTGGtgtcagctgcagcacagacccTGGAG ACCCTCCTGAGCGAGTGCATTGCTCCTCACATGGATGACCTGGGCACCGTCTCTGCgtctgccccagcccctgctgcctACCTGTGCAAGATGTTCAA aTCAGTGGAGGAAGGCCTGACATACCGTTTCCATGCGGCATGGGACGAGGTGCTGCGGGTACTGGAGGTCTTCTTCGAGACATGTGGGAAGCAGTGCCACCCCATCATGAGAAAG tgtCTCCAGTCCCTGTGTGACCTACGTCTCTCCCCACACTTCCCCTACACTGCTGAGGTGGACCAGGCGGTGGGGGCTGCTGTGAGCACCATGGGCCCCGAGGTCCTGCTGGAAGCCGTGCCCCTGGAGATCGACGGCAAGGA GGAGACGCTGGATTTCCCCCGCAGCTGGCTCCTGCCGGTGCTGCGAGACTATGTGCAGGGCACGCGGCTTGGCTTCTTCACCAGCTACTTCTTGCCCTTGGCGGCCACCCTGAAAAGCAAAG ccctGGAATTTACCCAAGCTGGGAAGAGCGTGGAGGCCAAGATCTACGACACGCTGCAGTGGCAG GTCTGGACCCTGTTGCCTGGCTTCTGCACCCACCCCACGGATGTGCTGGGGGCCTTCAAAGGGCTGGCCCGCACCCTGGGCATGGCCATCAGCGAACGCCTGGACCTGCGCCCCACCGTGTGCCAGGCCTTGCGCACCCTCATCCACAAAGGATGCAAGACAG ATGCGGAGCGGGCAGAAGTGGGTCGCTTTGCCAAAAATTTCTTGCCCATCCTGTTCAACGTGTACAGCCAGCCCGAGGAGGACGGGGGCAGCAGTGCTCAGCGCCGCTCTGTGCTGGACACTGTCCGTGCTTACTTGACCATCACTGACCCCCAG ATGGTGTGTGGGTTCCTGCAGAAAGCCAGCGAGAAGCTGACCAGTCCGGAGAGCTCTGAGTTTGCCAG ACTCTCCATCCTGGATCTGGTGGTGGCAATGGCACCCTACGCTGATGAGCAGTCCCTGGGCTCCCTGTACCGCAACATCCAGCCTTCCCTCCAG AGCAAGGAGCGCAGCATGCAGAAGAAGGCGTACCGCGTGCTGGAGGAGGTGTGTGCCGCTCCCCATGCCCCCTGCCAGGCCTTCATCCGCTCCCACCTGCAGGATCTGCAGGCAGCGCTGCTGGACTCGCTCAAGAGCACGGCATCCCCAGCCAAGAGG CCCCGGCTGAAGTGCCTCTTCCACATTGTGAAGCAGCTCTCTGCGGAGCACGAGCCCTTCATCACCGCTCTCGTTCCAGAG GTCATCCTCTGCACCAAGGAGGTGTCAGTGGGGGCCCGCAAGAACGCTTTCATGCTGCTGGTGGAGATGGGGCATGCTTTCATCCGCTTTGGGCCCACCCCCCAAG AGTCCATGCAGCGGTTCCTGCTCCTGGTCTACGCGGGGCTCACAGGCTCGGTCACCATGATCAGCTGCACAGTGCTGGCACTGACCCGCCTGTTCTTCGAGTTCAAAG ATCACCTGGAGCTGAGTGTGGtggagcagctcctgcagaacgtctgcctgctgctggcctcCCGTACGCGGGATGTGGTGAAAGCGGCCCTGGGCTTCCTCAAGGTCACACTGCTGCTTGTGGACACCAAGCTGCTGGCCAAGCACGTCCAGACAATG CTGGAGGCCGTGGGGAACCTTTCAGATGACATGAGACGCCACTTCCGTATGAAGCTGCGAAACCTCTTCACCAAGTTCATCCGCAAGTTTGG CTTTGAGCTGGtgcaggggctgctgccggcTGAGTACCACAAGGTCCTGGTGAACATCCGCAAGGCGGAAGCTCGGAGCCGCAAGCAGCGTGCCCtgaggcaggcagctgcagatACGGATGAAGAGgaggcaccaccagcacagcccagagGAGACAG CATGGAGGAGATCCTGGCTGACTcagaggacgaggaggaggaagaggaggaacgGCAGCAGAGCAAGGAGTGGAGGAAGCAAGCACGACAGAAGGGCCAGGCCTGGctgaaggaaggggaagaggatgaGCCCCTCAACTTCCTGGACCCCAACGTGTCTCAGCGGGTGctgg CCACCAAGCCAGGCCCCAAGCGGTCCAGAGGAGTGAGCCATGACTTCCAGGTGTCTGAGGATGGGCGCCTGATCAtccaggaagaggaggaggaggaggtggatgATGATGGAGCCAAAG GAGTGGACGAGGAGATGGCAGATGTGCTGCAAGATGTGGGTCTCCGCAGT
- the RRP12 gene encoding RRP12-like protein isoform X3, translated as MARSGRLRSGAAAKLKRWRKGHSSDCNPETRQHRLAARSRFCSRPAEKSNLTVDAVKLHNELQSGSLRLERPSDSAQLRMEEDDAGEAATEKSSGTFLSGLSDCTNITFSKVQRFWESNSAAHKEICAVLAAVTEVIRSQGGKESETEYFATLVRKAAQYGVCSVLRGSEFMFGDTAPEHHPAAPSTAKFCVQEIEKAGGTKEATTTLHVLALLRDLLPCFPAAVVKTCCETLLRVMTLSHVLVTACAMQAFHSLFSAQASVACLPAELNAQIITALYDYVPSTSDLQPLLTWLSTMERAHINLGRLQKDLCWAHLPRLFSATMNCFLSPHSQVVSAAAQTLETLLSECIAPHMDDLGTVSASAPAPAAYLCKMFKSVEEGLTYRFHAAWDEVLRVLEVFFETCGKQCHPIMRKCLQSLCDLRLSPHFPYTAEVDQAVGAAVSTMGPEVLLEAVPLEIDGKEETLDFPRSWLLPVLRDYVQGTRLGFFTSYFLPLAATLKSKALEFTQAGKSVEAKIYDTLQWQVWTLLPGFCTHPTDVLGAFKGLARTLGMAISERLDLRPTVCQALRTLIHKGCKTDAERAEVGRFAKNFLPILFNVYSQPEEDGGSSAQRRSVLDTVRAYLTITDPQMVCGFLQKASEKLTSPESSEFARLSILDLVVAMAPYADEQSLGSLYRNIQPSLQSKERSMQKKAYRVLEEVCAAPHAPCQAFIRSHLQDLQAALLDSLKSTASPAKRPRLKCLFHIVKQLSAEHEPFITALVPEVILCTKEVSVGARKNAFMLLVEMGHAFIRFGPTPQESMQRFLLLVYAGLTGSVTMISCTVLALTRLFFEFKDHLELSVVEQLLQNVCLLLASRTRDVVKAALGFLKVTLLLVDTKLLAKHVQTMLEAVGNLSDDMRRHFRMKLRNLFTKFIRKFGFELVQGLLPAEYHKVLVNIRKAEARSRKQRALRQAAADTDEEEAPPAQPRGDSMEEILADSEDEEEEEEERQQSKEWRKQARQKGQAWLKEGEEDEPLNFLDPNVSQRVLATKPGPKRSRGVSHDFQVSEDGRLIIQEEEEEEVDDDGAKGVDEEMADVLQDVGLRSKKSQKRRFREEPDDEEPEARTYPQYRAGGSGIHRQLDKEPAFGAEYRSKKGKGDVKKKGQLDPYAYIPLNRAKLNRRKRAKMQGQFKGLMKGAQRGAKAGRRNRLKAQRP; from the exons ATGGCGCGGAGCGGGCGGCTCCGCTCGGGCGCCGCCGCCAAGCTGAAACGGTGGCGGAAGGGCCACAGCAGCGACTGCAACCCTGAGACCCGCCAGCACCGCCTGGCCGCCCGCAGCCGTTTCTGCAGCCGGCCCGCGG agaaaagcaacttGACAGTGGATGCGGTCAAGTTGCACAATGAGCTGCAGTCAGGGTCCCTGCGTTTGGAGCGGCCAAGTGACAGTGCTCAGCTCCGTATGGAGGAAGATGATGCTGGGGAGGCTGCCACAGAGAAGTCCTCTGGCACCTTCCTGAGCGGGCTGAGCGACTGCACCAACATCACTTTCAGCAAGGTGCAGCGCTTCTGGGAATCCAATTCTGCTGCTCACAAAGAG ATCTGCGCTGTGCTGGCGGCCGTGACGGAGGTGATCCGCTCGCAGGGGGGCAAGGAGAGCGAGACGGAGTACTTTGCCACACTG gtGCGAAAAGCTGCGCAGTACGGCGTGTGCTCTGTCCTGAGGGGCAGTGAGTTCATGTTTGGAGACACGGCCCCTGAGCATCATCCCGCGGCACCCTCCACCGCCAAGTTCTGCGTGCAGGAGATCGAAAAAGCTGGAG GCACCAAGGAGGCAACCACCACCCTGCATGTCCTCGCCCTGCTGCGGGACCTGCTGCCCTGCTTCCCCGCAGCTGTGGTGAAGACCTGCTGTGAGACCTTGCTCCGAGTCATGACCCTCAGCCACGTG CTGGTGACGGCGTGTGCCATGCAAGCCTTCCACAGCCTTTTCAGTGCCCAGGCCAGTGtagcctgcctgccagctgaGCTCAACGCCCAAATCATCACC gcCCTCTACGACTACGTGCCCAGCACAAGTGACCTGCAGCCACTGCTGACCTGGCTGTCCACCATGGAGCGGGCGCACATCAACCTGggcag gctgcagaAGGACCTGTGCTGGGCTCACCTGCCCCGGCTCTTCTCGGCCACCATGAACTGCTTCCTCTCCCCGCATTCCCAGGTGGtgtcagctgcagcacagacccTGGAG ACCCTCCTGAGCGAGTGCATTGCTCCTCACATGGATGACCTGGGCACCGTCTCTGCgtctgccccagcccctgctgcctACCTGTGCAAGATGTTCAA aTCAGTGGAGGAAGGCCTGACATACCGTTTCCATGCGGCATGGGACGAGGTGCTGCGGGTACTGGAGGTCTTCTTCGAGACATGTGGGAAGCAGTGCCACCCCATCATGAGAAAG tgtCTCCAGTCCCTGTGTGACCTACGTCTCTCCCCACACTTCCCCTACACTGCTGAGGTGGACCAGGCGGTGGGGGCTGCTGTGAGCACCATGGGCCCCGAGGTCCTGCTGGAAGCCGTGCCCCTGGAGATCGACGGCAAGGA GGAGACGCTGGATTTCCCCCGCAGCTGGCTCCTGCCGGTGCTGCGAGACTATGTGCAGGGCACGCGGCTTGGCTTCTTCACCAGCTACTTCTTGCCCTTGGCGGCCACCCTGAAAAGCAAAG ccctGGAATTTACCCAAGCTGGGAAGAGCGTGGAGGCCAAGATCTACGACACGCTGCAGTGGCAG GTCTGGACCCTGTTGCCTGGCTTCTGCACCCACCCCACGGATGTGCTGGGGGCCTTCAAAGGGCTGGCCCGCACCCTGGGCATGGCCATCAGCGAACGCCTGGACCTGCGCCCCACCGTGTGCCAGGCCTTGCGCACCCTCATCCACAAAGGATGCAAGACAG ATGCGGAGCGGGCAGAAGTGGGTCGCTTTGCCAAAAATTTCTTGCCCATCCTGTTCAACGTGTACAGCCAGCCCGAGGAGGACGGGGGCAGCAGTGCTCAGCGCCGCTCTGTGCTGGACACTGTCCGTGCTTACTTGACCATCACTGACCCCCAG ATGGTGTGTGGGTTCCTGCAGAAAGCCAGCGAGAAGCTGACCAGTCCGGAGAGCTCTGAGTTTGCCAG ACTCTCCATCCTGGATCTGGTGGTGGCAATGGCACCCTACGCTGATGAGCAGTCCCTGGGCTCCCTGTACCGCAACATCCAGCCTTCCCTCCAG AGCAAGGAGCGCAGCATGCAGAAGAAGGCGTACCGCGTGCTGGAGGAGGTGTGTGCCGCTCCCCATGCCCCCTGCCAGGCCTTCATCCGCTCCCACCTGCAGGATCTGCAGGCAGCGCTGCTGGACTCGCTCAAGAGCACGGCATCCCCAGCCAAGAGG CCCCGGCTGAAGTGCCTCTTCCACATTGTGAAGCAGCTCTCTGCGGAGCACGAGCCCTTCATCACCGCTCTCGTTCCAGAG GTCATCCTCTGCACCAAGGAGGTGTCAGTGGGGGCCCGCAAGAACGCTTTCATGCTGCTGGTGGAGATGGGGCATGCTTTCATCCGCTTTGGGCCCACCCCCCAAG AGTCCATGCAGCGGTTCCTGCTCCTGGTCTACGCGGGGCTCACAGGCTCGGTCACCATGATCAGCTGCACAGTGCTGGCACTGACCCGCCTGTTCTTCGAGTTCAAAG ATCACCTGGAGCTGAGTGTGGtggagcagctcctgcagaacgtctgcctgctgctggcctcCCGTACGCGGGATGTGGTGAAAGCGGCCCTGGGCTTCCTCAAGGTCACACTGCTGCTTGTGGACACCAAGCTGCTGGCCAAGCACGTCCAGACAATG CTGGAGGCCGTGGGGAACCTTTCAGATGACATGAGACGCCACTTCCGTATGAAGCTGCGAAACCTCTTCACCAAGTTCATCCGCAAGTTTGG CTTTGAGCTGGtgcaggggctgctgccggcTGAGTACCACAAGGTCCTGGTGAACATCCGCAAGGCGGAAGCTCGGAGCCGCAAGCAGCGTGCCCtgaggcaggcagctgcagatACGGATGAAGAGgaggcaccaccagcacagcccagagGAGACAG CATGGAGGAGATCCTGGCTGACTcagaggacgaggaggaggaagaggaggaacgGCAGCAGAGCAAGGAGTGGAGGAAGCAAGCACGACAGAAGGGCCAGGCCTGGctgaaggaaggggaagaggatgaGCCCCTCAACTTCCTGGACCCCAACGTGTCTCAGCGGGTGctgg CCACCAAGCCAGGCCCCAAGCGGTCCAGAGGAGTGAGCCATGACTTCCAGGTGTCTGAGGATGGGCGCCTGATCAtccaggaagaggaggaggaggaggtggatgATGATGGAGCCAAAG GAGTGGACGAGGAGATGGCAGATGTGCTGCAAGATGTGGGTCTCCGCAGT